The Mycolicibacterium smegmatis genome has a window encoding:
- a CDS encoding SDR family NAD(P)-dependent oxidoreductase translates to MAVSRFSLEGRVAVITGGGTGIGRASALVLAEHGADIVLAGRRLEPLKNTATEIEALGRRALAVPTDVTDPEACRSLVDATVDEFGRLDILLNNAGGGETKSLMKWTDDEWRQVLDLNLSSAWYLSRAAVKPMLSQGKGSIVNISSGASLLAMPQAAIYGAAKAGLNNLTGSMAAAWTRKGVRVNCIACGAIRTPGLEADAARQGFDIDMIGQTNGSGRIAEPDEIGYGVLFFASDASSYCSGQTLYMHGGPGPAGV, encoded by the coding sequence GTGGCGGTCAGCAGATTTTCGTTGGAGGGACGCGTCGCGGTGATCACCGGCGGCGGAACAGGTATCGGCCGCGCATCCGCGCTCGTGCTGGCAGAACACGGCGCGGACATCGTCCTGGCCGGCCGCCGCCTCGAACCGCTCAAGAACACCGCGACCGAGATCGAGGCTCTGGGCCGGCGCGCACTGGCGGTCCCGACCGATGTCACCGATCCCGAGGCGTGCCGGTCCCTTGTCGACGCCACCGTCGACGAGTTCGGCCGGCTCGACATCCTGCTGAACAACGCCGGCGGCGGCGAGACCAAGTCGCTCATGAAATGGACCGACGACGAGTGGCGCCAGGTGCTCGACCTCAACCTGTCCAGCGCGTGGTACCTGTCGCGTGCCGCAGTCAAACCCATGCTCTCCCAAGGCAAAGGGTCGATCGTCAACATCTCCTCAGGAGCGAGCCTGCTGGCGATGCCGCAGGCCGCGATCTACGGCGCGGCCAAGGCCGGCCTGAACAACCTCACGGGATCGATGGCCGCGGCCTGGACCCGTAAAGGCGTGCGGGTCAACTGCATCGCGTGCGGGGCCATCCGCACCCCGGGCCTTGAGGCCGACGCCGCGCGGCAGGGCTTCGACATCGACATGATCGGTCAGACCAACGGCTCCGGGCGCATCGCAGAACCCGACGAGATCGGCTACGGCGTACTGTTCTTCGCCTCGGACGCGTCGAGCTACTGCTCGGGTCAGACGCTCTACATGCACGGCGGCCCCGGCCCGGCGGGAGTGTGA
- a CDS encoding VOC family protein, with the protein MSVSHVGLRVRDIETSKKFYEAIGFTEAKRLTLPDKIAGGLLGLDPPIGFEAAYLEKDGFVLQLLTFGGYPAPEEPERSMVNSGLTHLSLAVDDVSAVRDAVRDAGGVIVSDGGYACLVRDPEGQLIELIHTSVRPVAPT; encoded by the coding sequence ATGAGCGTGAGCCACGTCGGGCTGCGGGTCCGCGACATCGAGACGTCCAAGAAGTTCTACGAGGCCATCGGATTCACCGAGGCGAAGCGATTGACCCTGCCGGACAAGATCGCCGGAGGTCTGCTGGGACTCGATCCGCCGATCGGTTTCGAGGCGGCCTATCTGGAGAAGGACGGCTTCGTGTTGCAACTGCTCACGTTCGGCGGATATCCGGCGCCGGAGGAACCTGAACGCAGCATGGTCAATTCGGGTCTGACACACCTGTCGCTCGCGGTCGACGACGTCTCCGCGGTGCGGGACGCCGTCCGGGACGCCGGTGGGGTGATCGTCTCCGACGGCGGATACGCCTGCCTGGTACGCGATCCCGAAGGGCAACTCATCGAGCTGATCCACACCAGCGTGCGTCCCGTCGCACCGACCTGA